The nucleotide sequence AAACCTTTTGTTGCTGACATAAAAAATCGCTCCTTCACTTAGTAAATTAATTTTGTAAGTGCTTTCTTTTTACTCTATTAAAAAGTCGCACACTCATATCGTTCTGCTCAATTGAACCTATAAGTAAATCGCTTACAAATTTCATTATAATCAATTTTGACGGCTTTGTGAATGAATTAGTAGGATTTTAGGAAAAAATCACATATGTGATAGAATTCATGCAAAAAAGAGAATTTATAATTTGTAATGAGTTAATCTAGGTAATAATTAGGAGTGAGATAAATGGATTATACAAATAAAACAAACCAATGGCTAGTAAAAAGTAGGAACTTTATCGTTCTTTTACTTTATTTTATCCTTTTTTATTTCATTCCCCCTATTATTTTCGGTCTATTTTTCGCTTACTTACTATTTCCCGTATTCCTTTTTTTCAAGCAGCAATTTAGACTGCCATTCTTTCTCGTAGTCATTATACTTTCTGTATTTCTATTTTCGGTTGTCGTCTCGGTTATCATGCTCATTATTCACAGCTTTATCACTATTCTTCCTCAGCTGCAGTCAACACTCTTATCTTTGGACAGCACCTATATGAAACATCCGCTTCTACCGTTTATTGTAGAAAAACTTCAAAGTTTAATAAGGGACTTGCTGTTCTATACAATCAATTTTATAAAAAACAGTTTTCAGTCTATATTTGAATTTTTCATTTTCATTGTGACATTCTACTTCGCGTTGATGGAGAGCTATAAAAACCGATTATGGTTTTTCGCTTATATACCGAAAGCTTATCGCACTACATGGGCTCGCTACTTCCAAAAAGGAATGGAGCTTATTGGCCGCTTTATCGTAGTGGAAATGCAATTGTTTACACTGACGTTTATCCTGCTATGTATAGGGTTTTATTTTATGAAGTTTGAAGCATTTGTTATTAAAGCCTTTTTAATTGCCTTTGCAGATTGCCTGCCTTTTTTAGGAATCGGAATTTTCCTGATTCCAGTTTCCATTTATTATTTTATTGTAAACGAACCGATAATGGGTATTGCCATTTTAGTTCTGTACTTTATTGTACAAATGATAAGGCAGCTAACTGAATCAATGCTCTGGTCACACACGTTGCATTTACGTATGATCCACACATTTCTAATCAGCGCTGCCTCAGTATTATTATTCGGTTTTTACGGAATCATTCTCAGTCCAATATTATTGATGATTGCCATTAAAGTGAAACAACACGCTATTTTTGCAAAATAACGACTTGTCCTCTTTTCATTTTCTTACGTAAAAAGTAGAAGATGACCGGCTTAAACAGGTTTCGTGTAATTCCTGATACAAATAGTAATCCAAGAATATCCGTAATGAAGCCCGGTAACGCCAAAAGAATGCCGCCAACAAAAATCATAAATGTTTCAATGACCGGTACTGCAGGTGGTTGACCTTGCTGCATGCTTTTTTGAATATCCTGTATAGATTTTGTACCGCGTTTTTTGGCGATCAACAGTCCTGCAATGGATGTGAAAATGATTAATAACAATGTATAGAAAACACCGATCGCGTTTCCAATTACGATAAATACCGCAATTTCTGCAAATACGAGTGCGAGTAATCCAAATAAAGTCTTTTTCATTTATGAACCCCCTCTTCTTTTAGTTTATACGAAACAGCAAAGAAAAAGTTTCAAAAAGAGGTTATAACAAAAAACAAACCACCATTTTCATTATAAGAAATGGTGGTTTTGCTGTACTAAATTAATTTTTATCCGTATTAATCTTAAAGAACGCTCGCGTGTCCTTTATAAATAACACCCGTTTCGGCATCCATTGTAATTTCCTGTCCGTGCTGGATTAGACTAGTTGCTTCTTTTACACCGACAATTACAGGAATACCTAAGCTTAAGCCGACTACTGCAGCGTGGGATGTTAACCCGCCTTCTTCAGTAATAATACCTGCGCATTTTTCGATTGCTGGCATCATTTCACGGTCAGAGCCTACTGTTACAATAATTGCTCCTTCAGTATCGTAAGCTAATGCTTCTGCTGCATTGTTAGCGATAATTGCATTACCAACAACTGACAGTTTACCGATACCTTGTCCACGTGCCAATAAGTCGCCAATTACATGTACTTTCATTAAGTTCGTTGTACCTGCTTCACCAACCGGAAGACCAGCAGTAATAACAACCACATCACCATGGCTGACAAACTCATGTTTTAGCGCTTCATCAACTGATAACTCTAAAATTTCATCTGTAGTTGAAACACGTTGCGTTAAAATTGGTTTAACGCCCCATACTAATGTCAATTTCTGAGCGACATTTGGCTGACTTGTAACTGCGATGATTGATACACCTGGGCGATATTTTGCAATCATTCTTGCAGTATTACCGCTTTCAGTCGGAGCTAATACTGCTTTAACACCAAGGTTAATCGAAGTATAGGCAACTGCCTGAGAAATAGCTTCTGTCATATTGGCTTCTTTTTCACGGCTTCGTGTTGATACAATTGTTCGGTAATCTAAAGCATTTTCCGTACGAATTGCAATTTTGTTCATTGTTGCTACTGATTCTACCGGATACAGACCTGCTGCTGTTTCCCCAGAAAGCATGATTGCATCTGTACCATCCATAATTGCGTTTGCAACGTCTGATGCTTCTGCACGAGTAGGACGTGGATTGCGCTGCATTGAGTCCAGCATTTGTGTAGCTGTAATAACAGGCTTGCCGACTTGGTTACATTTTTTGATTAATGATTTTTGTACTAATGGTACTTCTTCTGCAGGAATCTCTACACCTAAGTCCCCGCGTGCCACCATTAAACCGTCTGAAACTTCGATAATTTCATCGATGTTGTCAACGCCTTCCTGGTTTTCAATTTTAGGGATAATTTGAATGTGGCTGCCGTTATTTTGCTCCAATAGTTCACGAATTTCGAGTACATCCTTTGCAGTACGAACAAATGAAGCTGCGATGAAATCGATACCTTGCTCAATACCGAATAAAATATCTGCCGCATCTTTATCTGTAATACCAGGTAATTTCACAGAAACGCCTGGTACGTTTACACCTTTTTTATTCTTTAAAATACCAGCGTTTTCAACGATTGTATGGATTAACCCTTGCTCCGTATCTTTCGCAAGTACTCGCAATTCGATTAAACCGTCATCCAATAAGATAATATCGTTTTGGTCTACGTCTTCAATCAGCTGATCGTATGTGATGGAGAAACGTGATTCATTTCCTAAAACTTCTGTCATCGAAATATCGATTACTTGTCCTGTTACTAAATGTAACTCACCATTTTCCATTGAGTGTGTTCTGATTTCAGGTCCCTTTGTGTCCAATAAAATTCCAACCGGTTTTTTCATGCGTTCTGCTGCATCACGAATTGCAGCAATACGGTTTGCATGTTCTTCATGATTTCCGTGTGAGAAATTTAAGCGGGCAACATTCATCCCTGCATCAATTAACTTTTCTAACATTTCTGGTGATTCACTAGCTGGTCCAATAGTACAAACAATTTTAGTTTTTCTCATAATTTTGTCATCTCCGTTTTTATGCACTTTAAATTGAAAGCTCTTTTGATAATGTATACAAACTTAAGTCTGCTTGGTGCTTAGTTTCAAATGCTTTTCTTAAATCATAATCGATTATAGCGTGATTTTTCACGCCAACTGCTCTTCCACCTTTGTTTTCCAACAATAGCTCTACCGCTCTTGCACCAAATCTACCTGCTAAAACGCGATCCCGAGCAGATGGAGACCCTCCTCGCTGTATATGACCTAATACAGATGTACGAATTTTAATTCCTGTGCGTTCTTCCAAAAGCTGCGCAAGTTTATGACCATTCATTACACCTTCAGCAACAATAATAATACTATGGCGCTTTCCACGAGCTGCCCCACGTTCAAGACGCGTTACAATATCATCCAGCTCATACGACTCTTCAGGTATTAAAATCGATTCCGCACCAGCGGCCAAACCTGCCCAAAGAGCAATGTCTCCAGCGTCGCGGCCCATTACTTCAATAACAAACGTATTTTCATGACTTGTTGCCGTGTCTCGGATTTTATCGATCGATTCAACTACTGTATTAAGTGCCGTATCAAAGCCAATCGTATATTCTGTACCAGGTACGTCATTGTCAATTGTACCGGGAATACCTACACACGGGAATCCTTTATCTGATAATTGCATGGCTCCACGATAAGTACCATCGCCGCCTATCACAACTAACCCTTCGATTCCCTCTTCTTTCATGCGTTCGATTGCCCTATTTTGAATATCATCCTGCTTAAATTCAGGGAAACGTGCTGAATACAGTTTCGTCCCGCCTCGTTGAATAATATCGCCAACAGAACCAATATCTAAAAGTTCGAAGTTCCCATTATAGAGACCTTCATAACCGTGGTACACTCCGACAACATCAACATTATGAAAACGTGCTTTACGAACGACTGCACGAATAACAGCATTCATTCCCGGTGCGTCTCCACCACTCGTTAAAACCGCAATCTTCTTCATACGACCTTTTCCTCCTATTACGCTGTTACTATCCACATTAACAGAAAATACGCTCATATGTAACTATTCTAGAAAACAAATTGTAAAGCTTTTGAAAAAAATGAAGAATGCGCTCACACGCATTCTTCAAAGTATACTACTGTTATAAAACAACCTTATTGTTCTATATACTGTCCAATATTTTTAAATTTCATATAACGATTTTCAACTAATTGATCTGCACTCTCTTTATTTAAATCATTTAGAACGCTTGTAAGATATTCTTTCATAAAAATCGCTTGCTGCTCAATATCTTTATGGGCACCGCCGGCAACTTCCGGTATAATCCCATCAATAACTTTAAGCTGCTTTAAATCAAGGGCTGTTATTTTCATCGCTTCAGCTGCCTCTTTAGCATAGCTTGCATCTTTCCATAAAATTGATGCAGCTCCTTCAGGAGAAATTACCGAATACGTTGAGTTTTCAAGCATCAAAATTTTATTTGCGACTCCAAGTGCAAGGGCACCGCCACTTCCACCTTCACCAATTACAATACTAATAATCGGTACCCGAATACCCGCCATTTCAAACAAGTTACGCGCAATCGCTTCACTTTGACCGCGTTCCTCAGCTGCTTTACCAGGATACGCACCTTTCGTATCGATAAAGCAAATAATTGGGCGTTTGAACTTTTCTGCCTGTTTCATTAAACGTAACGCCTTGCGGTAGCCTTCCGGATGAGGCATACCAAAATTACGGCGAATATTTTCTTTTGTCGTCTTCCCGCGCTGGTGTCCTATAATCGTAATTGGCTGACCATTGAATGATGCAATCCCGCCGACAATTGCTGCATCATCTTTAAATGTACGATCCCCATGTACTTCGATAAAATCTTCAAAAATACGTTCAATATATTCAAGTGTTGTTGGACGGTCAGCATGGCGGGCTACTTGCACACGGTGCCAAGGCTCCATATTTGCATAAACGTTTTTTTCAAGTTCTTGTAAGCGTGTTTCCAGCTTCTCGATTTCTCCGCTCATATCCACTTCTGCTTCCGTGGCAATTGTTTTTAACTCTACAATTTTTTCACGAAGTTTTACAACCGGTTCTTCAAATGCCATTAATTTAGACATGCGATACGCCTCCTTGTACATGCAGCTTAACAATTGTTGCAATTTTGTCGCGCATTTCTGTACGGTTGAAAATTGCATCAAGCTGTCCATGATCTAATAAAAATTCTGCTGTCTGGAAATCATCCGGTAACTTTTCGCGTACCGTTTGTTCTATTACACGACGTCCCGCAAATCCAATCAGACTTTGAGGCTCTGCGATATTATAATCGCCGATCGATGCAAAACTTGCCGATACACCACCTGTAGTCGGATGCGTCAAAATTGAAATATATAGTAAGCCTTCCTCGCTATGGCGTTTTAAAGCAACACTCGTTTTTGCCATTTGCATCAATGACAATACCCCTTCTTGCATACGTGCACCGCCACTTGCCGTGAAGATAATGAATGGCACTTTCAGCTCTGTCGCCTTTTCTACAGCGCGGGTAATTTTTTCACCCACAACCGATCCCATCGACCCCATACGGAAATGCGAATCCATTACCGCAACAACAACCTGCATCCCTTTTAATGCACCTACACCTGTTAATACTGCTTCGTTTAACCCTGTCTTTTTAATATCCGCTTCCACTTTTTCCACATATGCAGGGAAGTTTAATGGATTTGTAGTTTGAAGATGATCGTCCATTGAAACAAATGAACCCTCATCTAAAAAACAGGCAATTCTTTCATTGGCATTCAAACTAAAATGATGCTGACATTTTGCGCATACTTTTAAGTTTTTTTCGAGTTCTTTTGTGACATGAATCGTTTTACATTTAGGACATTTTGTCACGATGCCTTCCGGAAAGGATTTTTCATCTTCTTTTCTAGTTATATTATCAGTATTTTTTTTACGACTAATTGTAAATAAATCACGAATCGCCATCGTAATCCCCCTTTATATTCACGTAATCATTCTTTAATAATGACCATCCATTTTTCATATGAATCAGTTGCTTCATGTAAATAACCCATTTGCAATGAAGCAAGCAGTATTTTTAATTCCATTTTCTCTTCTTCTGTTATTTCATTTGCCAATAAATTATTGCTGAAAGAAAGAAGCTGAAGCCAAATTTTTAATGCAAGCCGGTTACCTGAAACGATCATACATTCACGAAGTATGTCTTCTCTTTTTAACTCTTGCCCAAGCTCTACCTTTACAAAAAAGCTCTCCCAAATCGGAAGTGCCCTCAAATTGTCAGACTGGCAAATAATTCGAATCGCTTCTTTTTCGTGCATTTCTCTCGTCGCATACACATCCGCAATCGATTTTTCGTCCTGCAAAATAAATGATCCGACAATTTCAACAAACTGATGGTGCTGCATACTAGCCAAATATGTACCACCGCCATGCCTTGTTTCGATTAAGCCCAGCAACTCCAGACTGCGTAAAGCCTCCCTAACCGAAGACCTTCCCACTTGCAGTTGCTCGCTTAACATTCTTTCTGAAGGAAGCTTTTGCCCTTCCTGAATATTTTGTTCCGCAATTAAATCGTGTAATTGCTTCACAATTTGAATAAACATCTTTTTTGCGGGCTTATCTTCCACATTTTTCACCTCACCGTGACTAACGCTTTCCATTATTATTAACAAAAGTGGTCAGACCAGTTACTAAAGTAAGAATACAAAATGTTTTTCACATTGTAAAGAGAAAATATAAAACTTATATTTTATATATAATAAAATTTGCGAATATATAACTAGATTTACGTTTTTTCGATAAATTTAGATGAACCCATATAAAAAGAGCGCCTCTAAAGCTATTAGAAGGCGCTCTTTAATACTATTTATTTTATAATAATCTGTTTAACTTTTATTTGCTGTTTGTTAAATCGATGCTCGTAAAAGCCTTCGATATAAAGCAGTCCCTCTTCCCGGATTTTCCCGACAACTTGCTCATACTCTTTCGGGAATAATGTTAAAGAAACTGTTCCAAACTCATCTTCCATCTGAACAAATGCCATTAGTTCACCGCGCTTTGTACGGAGCTGGCGCATTTCCCGAACTTGACCGATCATTTTTACGAATGCATTGTCTTTAAGATGCGCCAAAGTTTGAACAGTAGCCGTAACTTCCGGATAATGGCTTCGTAATTTTACGATTGGATGATCTGATAAATAAAAACCGAGCACATCCTTTTCGTACTGCAATTTGATTTTTTCCGGTATTGGCGATGTTTCACTGTATTTCGGTTTGCCGAATGCGAGCAATGCCCCTTCAAACAAGTCATCCCCGCCAGGTCGTACGAAATCAGCCTGTTTTTGTGCACCTTCAATAGTAGCGAGTAATGTAGCACGATCTTTGCCGAATTCATCAAGTGCACCTGCTTTAATGAGCGGTTCGATAATTTTTCTGTTGAAATTCGCTGTCGTCAACGTCACAGCCAAATCAAATATAGAATCAAAAGGCTTTTGTCTTTCTTGACGCGCAATTAACAGTTTTTGCATAAAAGGCTGCGGTACACCTTTAATCGCAGAGAGACTAAATCGGATTTTCCCGCCTTCCACTTTAAAGTGACGCATACTTCGATTAATCGACGGCGGCAGAATTTCGATTCCCCTTGCTTTTGCCTCCATTATAATTTGGGCAAGTTTTTCCGGATTACCCGTTGCATTTGTCAGGAGGGCAGCATAAAAATTGACCGGATAATTGGCTTTCAAGTATGCCATCTGATAGGAAATAACACTATAGGCAACGGCATGGCTTTTCGGGAAGCC is from Solibacillus isronensis and encodes:
- a CDS encoding AI-2E family transporter, translating into MDYTNKTNQWLVKSRNFIVLLLYFILFYFIPPIIFGLFFAYLLFPVFLFFKQQFRLPFFLVVIILSVFLFSVVVSVIMLIIHSFITILPQLQSTLLSLDSTYMKHPLLPFIVEKLQSLIRDLLFYTINFIKNSFQSIFEFFIFIVTFYFALMESYKNRLWFFAYIPKAYRTTWARYFQKGMELIGRFIVVEMQLFTLTFILLCIGFYFMKFEAFVIKAFLIAFADCLPFLGIGIFLIPVSIYYFIVNEPIMGIAILVLYFIVQMIRQLTESMLWSHTLHLRMIHTFLISAASVLLFGFYGIILSPILLMIAIKVKQHAIFAK
- a CDS encoding FxsA family protein, yielding MKKTLFGLLALVFAEIAVFIVIGNAIGVFYTLLLIIFTSIAGLLIAKKRGTKSIQDIQKSMQQGQPPAVPVIETFMIFVGGILLALPGFITDILGLLFVSGITRNLFKPVIFYFLRKKMKRGQVVILQK
- the pyk gene encoding pyruvate kinase; amino-acid sequence: MRKTKIVCTIGPASESPEMLEKLIDAGMNVARLNFSHGNHEEHANRIAAIRDAAERMKKPVGILLDTKGPEIRTHSMENGELHLVTGQVIDISMTEVLGNESRFSITYDQLIEDVDQNDIILLDDGLIELRVLAKDTEQGLIHTIVENAGILKNKKGVNVPGVSVKLPGITDKDAADILFGIEQGIDFIAASFVRTAKDVLEIRELLEQNNGSHIQIIPKIENQEGVDNIDEIIEVSDGLMVARGDLGVEIPAEEVPLVQKSLIKKCNQVGKPVITATQMLDSMQRNPRPTRAEASDVANAIMDGTDAIMLSGETAAGLYPVESVATMNKIAIRTENALDYRTIVSTRSREKEANMTEAISQAVAYTSINLGVKAVLAPTESGNTARMIAKYRPGVSIIAVTSQPNVAQKLTLVWGVKPILTQRVSTTDEILELSVDEALKHEFVSHGDVVVITAGLPVGEAGTTNLMKVHVIGDLLARGQGIGKLSVVGNAIIANNAAEALAYDTEGAIIVTVGSDREMMPAIEKCAGIITEEGGLTSHAAVVGLSLGIPVIVGVKEATSLIQHGQEITMDAETGVIYKGHASVL
- the pfkA gene encoding 6-phosphofructokinase, giving the protein MKKIAVLTSGGDAPGMNAVIRAVVRKARFHNVDVVGVYHGYEGLYNGNFELLDIGSVGDIIQRGGTKLYSARFPEFKQDDIQNRAIERMKEEGIEGLVVIGGDGTYRGAMQLSDKGFPCVGIPGTIDNDVPGTEYTIGFDTALNTVVESIDKIRDTATSHENTFVIEVMGRDAGDIALWAGLAAGAESILIPEESYELDDIVTRLERGAARGKRHSIIIVAEGVMNGHKLAQLLEERTGIKIRTSVLGHIQRGGSPSARDRVLAGRFGARAVELLLENKGGRAVGVKNHAIIDYDLRKAFETKHQADLSLYTLSKELSI
- the accA gene encoding acetyl-CoA carboxylase carboxyl transferase subunit alpha, whose translation is MSKLMAFEEPVVKLREKIVELKTIATEAEVDMSGEIEKLETRLQELEKNVYANMEPWHRVQVARHADRPTTLEYIERIFEDFIEVHGDRTFKDDAAIVGGIASFNGQPITIIGHQRGKTTKENIRRNFGMPHPEGYRKALRLMKQAEKFKRPIICFIDTKGAYPGKAAEERGQSEAIARNLFEMAGIRVPIISIVIGEGGSGGALALGVANKILMLENSTYSVISPEGAASILWKDASYAKEAAEAMKITALDLKQLKVIDGIIPEVAGGAHKDIEQQAIFMKEYLTSVLNDLNKESADQLVENRYMKFKNIGQYIEQ
- the accD gene encoding acetyl-CoA carboxylase, carboxyltransferase subunit beta; protein product: MAIRDLFTISRKKNTDNITRKEDEKSFPEGIVTKCPKCKTIHVTKELEKNLKVCAKCQHHFSLNANERIACFLDEGSFVSMDDHLQTTNPLNFPAYVEKVEADIKKTGLNEAVLTGVGALKGMQVVVAVMDSHFRMGSMGSVVGEKITRAVEKATELKVPFIIFTASGGARMQEGVLSLMQMAKTSVALKRHSEEGLLYISILTHPTTGGVSASFASIGDYNIAEPQSLIGFAGRRVIEQTVREKLPDDFQTAEFLLDHGQLDAIFNRTEMRDKIATIVKLHVQGGVSHV
- a CDS encoding FadR/GntR family transcriptional regulator encodes the protein MESVSHGEVKNVEDKPAKKMFIQIVKQLHDLIAEQNIQEGQKLPSERMLSEQLQVGRSSVREALRSLELLGLIETRHGGGTYLASMQHHQFVEIVGSFILQDEKSIADVYATREMHEKEAIRIICQSDNLRALPIWESFFVKVELGQELKREDILRECMIVSGNRLALKIWLQLLSFSNNLLANEITEEEKMELKILLASLQMGYLHEATDSYEKWMVIIKE